The Chroicocephalus ridibundus chromosome 2, bChrRid1.1, whole genome shotgun sequence genome includes a region encoding these proteins:
- the GOLGA4 gene encoding golgin subfamily A member 4 isoform X3, translating into MFKKLKQKISEEQTPPRGAGGRSAPLPPQVPPKSPPPTGNRSRTSSFTDQNDEGTLTPDKELLAGMIAEPAFLSEYTIFALDPTKQPKPQSDGVNLTKPLPKSTENNGSEPVSPQLNDAQSFAQRLQLRVPSMESLFRSPVKESLFRSSSKESLVRTSSRDSLNRLDLDASGPTFDPPSDIESETEEPPGNMDSLSKEQLLQRLRRMERSLGNYRGKYSELVSAYQVIQREKKKLQGILSQSQDKALRRIGELREELQMDQQAKKHLQEEFDASLEEKDQLISVLQTQVSLLKQRLQNGQISTELPDPNTQSEPQVLSPSKEIGTENTVESGSNEGNEDSVKTLETLNQRVKRQENLLQRCKEMIRSHKERCAQLTNEKEALQEQLEERLQELEKMKDLHMAEKTKLITQLRDAKNLIEQLEQDKGMVIAETKRQMHETLEMKEEEIAQLRARIKQITTKGEELKEQKEKSERAAFEELERALSIAQKTEEARKKLQAEMDEKIKAVEKKSSEERVAELEKFHKKEMATKDQELNERLQAQEKAFQEKMKAALEKNQSECLKTLQEQEQQESLALEELELQKKAIQSECDKKVQKMHQEVETFRTRILELESSLAKYSQDDRKQSEELSTLMESEKKQHNKEINDIVEKHKKELENMKQQQEELWTEKLQMLKQQQVTEIEKMREKQEQEIDTILKEKETVFRAHIEEMNEKTLEKLDVKQTELEALSSELSEALKIRHDLEQELSELNSKMCEAKKELEGKLEEETKRHNEQIEMMLKEHEMSIQGVEKVHKEELNKLKQSLEEKDRHLEELKAHEEKLKESAERSEAELSQVSAKLEELSESHQSTSSEQAKIYEEELAKLQQKLTDLEGEKLQLSEQLERTESQLNEVKNELEAYVSQVHELKQRLQEESNENTQKVTSVTQQYECQLKDIQREAEETKRSLTDKENEIEHMKKLQNKQVEELKQQLLAGEERISALQGEYESKLKRQENKMEKIKQKSKDMQEAFKKKLAEQEAKLKKELENKQLEFSQKESEFNAKMLEMAHASSAGINDAVSKLESNQKEQLESLAEAHRRQLEEITQSWEKKLNQQVEELQEKHEMELQEKEQEVGDLKQKLATFSAEKEDSRTEITRLKEEQVKREESLKELQEQLKQSVAKVNALSDTESDLKTQLKKLESDLNQSLKEQSELQEQVSKQKAVEENDKAKITELADMLKTLEEKLQTVQSSQNKDHENYKKKIEAIQLKEIEFKKRSEELEAQLDAYWKNAEALLQTKNNELIEKCNEKIAIVTCKIADCERRTAKVKEAVIIKVSKIPELEAQLREITEHHSAASTSLQKSMQQLQEKDDLIMSMRADIEGLVTEKEQLQKEGGHQQQAASEKETCITQLRKELSENINAVTSMKEELQEKESEISALNKTIDDLNVRLESTISLTEKEAAMSLLSKQHQEDRLQLLNQVQELSSRVEVLSQEKASALEQVDHCTAKLSEWKTKAQTRFTQNHDTIKDLQSKLELSNTEANKKDEELNKLKEQLAKQSKNLDSLRSELEQKQNRREKQESELSAKLKNQAARIAELEEHVAQKTSENDSLMEELKKYNEQKDTEQKEIAWQLQQAEKVAFEKDNRFKEAEEKALNLERQIDSLKAEFEAKEKEFDQMKSAMLKSKEKELKELEERLNAENSTKLADLKKKAEQKIGSIKKQLMSQMEEKEQEYKQDRENQLRDLEQKLQEREAKIESLEEKIKSTRDSTELEKEMLQKVESVKAAVEQEKNKMLESVQQTYEKKIHVLQKGLTEKDELLHKYEKEQQESNDTHLELQNKQEELLKKLECVEKSHQEEQSRTESLRKELEEQTKKYSLLADEHARCGDDLASSREELKAKERKHLDMENVIGDFQKKLQEKEAVSQSLEQKIKELENNLLKEKEAHKTEMEDRSLRYEEKLKSLQQQLDEKNDSLKAFEENAEEKAKSGSELQNLLGDMQNQQKDLQAKLEETEREKQKLRKEVSNLQKDLRTLRKEHQQELDIVKKESLEEMEQKIRCEQEDLELKHSSALKQLMREFNTQLAQKESELEAAVKEAISKAQEVETELIENHHIETTQLHKKIAEKDDDLKRTVKKYEEILEAREEEMTAKVQELQAQLEDLQKEYKQRMAEEEHWNSEKVTITELQAQLAQKTTLVNDSKLKEQEFREQIHVLEDRLKNYEKNMYVTSVGTPYRDGNLHHTDVSLFGEPTEFEYLRKVLFEYMMGRETKTMAKVITTVLKFPADQTQKILEREDARPLFASPRSGIF; encoded by the exons CTGCTAGCCGGGATGATAGCAGAacctgcttttctctctgagtATACTATCTTTGCTTTGGATCCCACCAAACAACCTAAGCCACAGAGTGACGGTGTG aaCTTGACTAAACCACTTCCCAAATCCACAGAAAACAATGGAAGTGAACCAGTCTCCCCGCAG CTGAATGACGCTCAGTCTTTTgcccagaggctccagctccgAGTTCCCTCCATGGAGTCTTTGTTCCGAAGCCCAGTAAAAGAGTCCCTGTTCCGCTCTTCTTCTAAGGAGTCCCTGGTACGAACTTCTTCAAGAGACTCATTGAATCGACTGGACTTGGATGCATCCGGTCCCACCTTTGATCCACCATCCGACATTGAAAGTGAAACAGAAGAGCCTCCGGGAAATATGGACAGCCTCAGCAAAGAGCAGTTGCTGCAACGGCTGCGCAGAATGGAGCGCAGTTTAGGCAACTATAGGGGAAAATACTCAGAG CTAGTGTCTGCTTATCAAGTTATCCAGCGGGAGAAGAAGAAGCTACAG ggCATTCTGAGTCAAAGTCAGGATAAAGCACTTCGCAGAATTGGAGAACTGAGAGAG GAGCTCCAGATGGATCAACAAGCTAAGAAACATCTCCAAGAGGAATTTGATGCTTCCTTAGAAGAAAAGGATCAACTTATCAGTGTCCTGCAAACTCAG GTATCGTTGCTGAAGCAGAGGTTACAGAATGGTCAGATAAGCACTGAATTGCCTGATCCAAATACCCAATCTGAACCACAAGTTCTAAGTCCATCAAAAGAAATCGGTACAGAAAATACTGTGGAATCAGGAAGCAATG AGGGTAATGAAGATTCTGTTAAAACACTGGAAACTCTTAATCAGAGAGTGAAGCGCCAGGAGAACTTGCTGCAACGTTGTAAGGAGATGATTCGGTCACATAAGGAGCGCTGCGCCCAATTAACCAACGAGAAAGAGGCGCTTCAAGAACAGTTAGAAGAGAGGCTTCAGGAACTGGAGAAAATGAAG GACCTTCATATGGCTGAGAAGACTAAACTGATCACACAGCTGCGGGATGCAAAGAATCTGATTGAGCAGCTAGAACAAGacaag GGCATGGTAATTGCAGAGACAAAGCGACAAATGCATGAAACATTAGaaatgaaggaggaggagatagCCCAACTGCGTGCTCGGATCAAACAAATAACTACAAAAGGCGAGGaattaaaagaacagaaagaaaaatctgaaagagcTG cttttgAAGAGCTTGAGAGGGCTCTGAGTATTGCCCAAAAGACAGAGGAAGCCCGGAAAAAACTGCAGGCAGAAATGGATGAGAAAATCAAAGCAGTAGAAAAG AAGTCTTCAGAGGAACGTGTTGCTGAACTAGAAAAATTCCATAAAAAAGAAATGGCTACCAAAGATCAGGAGCTAAATGAGAGATTACAAGCCCAAGAAAAAGCATTCCAGGAGAAGATGAAGGCAGCTCTT gaaaaaaatcagagtgaGTGTTTAAAAACCCTTCAAGAACAAGAGCAGCAAGAATCCCTAGCCTTAGAAGAATTAGAGCTGCAGAAGAAAGCGATACAATCAGAGTGTGACAAGAAAGTTCAGAAGATGCATCAAGAAGTAGAGACTTTTAGAACT AGGATTCTTGAACTGGAAAGCTCTCTTGCAAAGTATTCACAAGACGACAGGAAGCAATCAGAGGAATTAAGTACTCTGATGGAgtctgaaaaaaagcagcacaataaGGAAATCAATGATATAGTtgaaaaacacaagaaagaatTGGAGAAcatgaaacagcagcaggaagagcttTGGACAGAAAAACTTCAAATGTTAAAGCAACAACAAGTAACCGAAAtagaaaaaatgagagagaaacagGAACAAGAGATAGATacaattttgaaagagaaagaaacagttttCCGTGCACACATAGAAGAGATGAATgaaaaaacattagaaaaactTGATGTGAAACAAACAGAATTAGAAGCACTGTCTTCTGAGCTGTCGGAAGCACTAAAAATACGTCACGATTTAGAGCAAGAGCTCTCAGAATTGAATAGTAAAATGtgtgaagcaaagaaagaattgGAAGGCAAGTTGGAAGAAGAGACAAAACGGCACAATGAACAGATTGAAATGATGTTAAAAGAACACGAAATGTCTATTCAAGGTGTTGAGAAGGTACACAAAGAAGAACTCAACAAACTCAAGCAGTCATTGGAGGAGAAGGACAGACATCTGGAGGAACTAAaagcacatgaagaaaaactAAAGGAATCTGCAGAAAGATCTGAAGCTGAACTTTCTCAAGTGTCTGCAAAGCTAGAGGAGCTTTCAGAGTCTCATCAGAGTACTTCTAGTGAGCAGGCAAAGATTTATGAAGAGGAATtagcaaagctgcagcaaaaaCTGACAGATCTTGAAGGTGAAAAATTGCAACTTAGTGAGCAGCTAGAAAGAACTGAATCCCAGCTGAATGAAGTCAAGAATGAGTTAGAGGCATATGTCTCTCAGGTGCATGAACTGAAGCAGCGTTTGCaagaagaaagcaatgaaaatacaCAAAAAGTAACCTCTGTAACACAACAATATGAATGTCAACTGAAGGATATACAAAGAGAGGCTGAAGAGACAAAGAGAAGTCTAACTGACAAGGAAAACGAAATTGAACATATGAAGAAGTTACAGAACAAGCAAGTCGAAGAGCTTAAACAGCAGCTGTTAGCCGGAGAGGAGAGAATTAGTGCTTTACAAGGAGAATATGAAAGTAAACTAAAACGTCAGGAgaacaaaatggagaaaattaaacagaaatcaaAAGATATGCAGGAAGCTTTCAAAAAGAAACTTGCTGAGCAGGAAGCTAAACTCAAAAAAGAGCTTGAAAACAAGCAGTTGGAGTTTAGTCAGAAAGAGAGCGAATTCAATGCTAAAATGTTGGAAATGGCACATGCCAGCTCAGCTGGAATCAATGATGCCGTGTCAAAACTGGAATCTAATCAGAAAGAGCAACTAGAGAGTCTTGCAGAGGCTCATAGGAGGCAGTTGGAAGAAATTACCCAGAGTTGGGAGAAGAAACTCAATCAGCAGGTTGAAGAACTTCAGGAAAAACATGAAATGGAACTGCAAGAGAAAGAGCAGGAGGTTGGAGACCTGAAACAGAAACTTGCCACCTTCAGTGCTGAGAAGGAGGACTCCAGAACAGAAATAACCCGACTGAAGGAAGAACAGGTGAAAAGGGAGGAGTCCCTGAAAGAACTGCAAGAGCAACTAAAGCAGTCAGTAGCTAAGGTGAATGCTTTGTCTGATACGGAAAGTGACCTGAAAACACAGTTGAAAAAATTGGAAAGTGATCTTAATCAGTCCCTGAAAGAGCAGTCAGAACTTCAGGAACAGGTCAGTAAACAGAAAGCAGTTGAAGAAAACGACAAAGCCAAAATTACTGAGCTGGCTGATATGCTGAAAACACTTGAGGAGAAACTCCAAACTGTGCAGTCTTCTCAGAATAAAGATCAtgaaaattataagaaaaaaatagaggcaaTTCAGCTAAAAGAAATTGAGTTTAAGAAGCGGTCAGAAGAACTTGAAGCCCAGTTAGATGCTTATTGGAAGAATGCTGAAGCTTTAttgcaaacaaaaaacaatgaattaattgaaaaatgtaatgaaaaaattgCCATAGTAACATGCAAAATTGCGGATTGCGAGCGCCGAACTGCAAAAGTTAAAGAAGCAGTAATAATTAAAGTGAGTAAGATTCCTGAACTAGAAGCTCAACTTAGAGAAATAACTGAGCATCATTCTGCTGCAAGTACTTCTTTGCAAAAGTCAATGCAACAGCTGCAAGAGAAGGACGATTTAATTATGTCCATGAGAGCTGACATTGAAGGACTTGTAACAGAAAAGGAACAATTGCAAAAAGAAGGAGGGCATCAGCAGCaagcagcatcagaaaaagaaacttgCATAACACAGCTGAGGAAAGAGTTATCTGAAAATATCAATGCTGTCACCTCGATGAAGGAGGAACTCCAGGAAAAAGAATCTGAGATCTCTGCTCTTAACAAAACAATTGATGACCTTAATGTTAGACTTGAAAGCACAATAAGTTTAACGGAGAAGGAAGCAGCCATGTCTCTGTTAAGCAAGCAACATCAAGAGGATCGGTTGCAGTTGTTAAACCAAGTACAGGAGTTGTCATCCAGAGTTGAGGTGCTGAGTCAAGAAAAAGCATCAGCTCTTGAGCAGGTAGATCATTGCACGGCCAAGCTGTCAGAGTGGAAGACGAAAGCACAAACCAGGTTTACACAAAATCATGATACTATTAAAGATTTGCAGAGCAAACTTGAATTAAGCAATACTGAAGCcaataaaaaagatgaagagcTAAATAAACTGAAAGAGCAGCTGGCTAAACAAAGCAAGAATCTGGATAGTTTAAGAAGTGAAttggaacaaaagcaaaacaggagggaaaagcaagAAAGTGAGTTAAGTGCAAAGTTAAAAAACCAAGCAGCAAGAATTGCCGAACTAGAAGAACACGTTGctcagaaaacttcagaaaatgatTCCTTGATGGAGGAacttaaaaaatataatgaacAAAAAGACACAGAGCAGAAAGAGATAGCTTGGCAACTCCAGCAGGCAGAGAAGGTGGCTTTTGAAAAGGACAATAGATTTAAGGAGGCTGAAGAAAAAGCGCTCAATCTTGAGAGGCAAATAGATTCACTGAAAGCTGAATTtgaagcaaaggagaaagaatttGATCAAATGAAATCAGCAATgcttaaaagcaaagagaaagaactgaaagaattAGAAGAGAGActaaatgcagaaaacagcactAAGCTGGCAGATCTGAAAAAGAAGGCAGAGCAAAAAATCGGTTCTATTAAAAAGCAATTGATGTctcagatggaagaaaaggaacaggaatATAAGCAAGATAGAGAAAATCAGTTAAGAGACTTGGAACAAAAATTACAGGAGAGAGAGGCCAAGATCGAGTccttagaagaaaaaattaagtcAACAAGAGATTCCACAGAATTagagaaagaaatgctgcaaaaagTAGAGAGTGTAAAAGCTGCtgtagaacaagaaaaaaataaaatgcttgagaGTGTCCAACAgacatatgaaaagaaaatacacgTGTTACAGAAGGGcttaacagaaaaagatgaatTGTTGCACAAGTATGAAAAGGAACAACAAGAGAGTAATGACACTCATCTAGAactgcaaaacaaacaggaagaactCCTTAAAAAATTAGAATGTGTTGAGAAGAGCCATCAGGAGGAGCAGAGTAGGACTGAAAGCCTCAGGAAAGAACTTGAGGAGCAAACCAAAAAATACTCGCTGTTAGCGGATGAGCATGCTCGTTGTGGTGATGATTTAGCAAGCAGTAGAGAAGAGTTAAAAGCTAAAGAACGAAAACATCTTGATATGGAGAACGTAATTGGAGATTTCCAGAAAAAATTGCAGGAGAAGGAGGCAGTCAGTCAGTCTTTAGAACAGAAGATAAAAGAGTTGGAAAATAAtctgctgaaggaaaaggaagcGCATAAGACTGAAATGGAAGATAGGAGTTTGAGATACgaagaaaagctaaaaagtttACAGCAACAGTTGGATGAAAAAAATGACAGTCTGAAAGCTTTTgaggaaaatgctgaagaaaaggcTAAATCTGGTTCGGAGCTGCAGAATTTACTAGGTGATATGCAGAACCAGCAGAAGGACTTGCAGGCTAAACTGGAAGAGACTGAAAGGGAGAAACAGAAACTACGCAAAGAAGTGAGTAATCTTCAAAAAGACTTACGTACTCTGCGAAAGGAACATCAGCAGGAGCTTGACATAGTAAAGAAGGAGTCCTTAGAAGAAATGGAGCAGAAAATCAG ATGTGAACAAGAAGACCTTGAGTTGAAGCACAGCTCCGCCTTAAAGCAGTTAATGAGAGAGTTCAATACTCAGCTGGCTCAAAAAGAAAGCGAATtggaagcagcagtaaaagaGGCGATCA GTAAAGCCCAGGAGGTCGAAACTGAATTGATCGAAAATCATCACATAGAGACAACACAGTTGcataaaaaaattgctgaaaaagaTGATGATCTAAAAAGGACTgtgaagaaatatgaagaaatcCTTGAG